One Thalassospira marina DNA window includes the following coding sequences:
- a CDS encoding ABC transporter ATP-binding protein — protein sequence MSLELIDVTWMAGYRTIISDVSLKVTPGEFLGLIGPNGSGKTSLMSILSGVRRPFRGQALMGGAEMRRLGRRTLAQNIGFVEQQADTTDRLTVREAVSLGRTPYLSLLSPWSPRDDEQVNQALVDVDMAHMADRYWQTLSGGEKQRVHIARALAQEPKYLLLDEPTNHLDIRHQLGLLELVRTLKVTAVAALHDLNHAAMFCDRIAVMSEGRLVALGSPAEILTPELLQTVFGISAAVETDGQGRCHIRYHALNG from the coding sequence ATGAGTTTGGAACTGATCGATGTTACCTGGATGGCGGGCTACCGCACCATCATTTCCGATGTATCGTTAAAGGTGACACCGGGCGAATTTCTGGGGCTGATCGGGCCGAACGGGTCAGGCAAGACCAGTTTGATGTCGATCCTTTCAGGGGTGCGCCGGCCGTTTCGCGGGCAGGCCCTGATGGGCGGGGCGGAAATGCGCCGTTTGGGGCGCCGCACGCTGGCGCAAAATATTGGTTTTGTTGAACAGCAGGCCGATACAACCGACCGCCTTACCGTACGCGAGGCCGTATCGCTGGGGCGCACACCCTATCTAAGCCTGTTATCGCCCTGGTCACCACGCGATGATGAACAGGTAAACCAGGCGCTGGTGGATGTGGATATGGCCCATATGGCCGATCGCTACTGGCAAACCCTTTCGGGTGGGGAAAAGCAGCGCGTGCATATTGCCCGCGCATTGGCACAGGAGCCGAAATACCTGTTGTTGGACGAACCCACCAACCACCTTGATATCCGCCATCAATTGGGGTTGCTGGAACTGGTCCGCACCCTGAAGGTAACAGCGGTGGCCGCCCTGCATGACCTTAACCACGCCGCCATGTTTTGTGATCGTATCGCCGTCATGAGCGAAGGCCGCCTTGTGGCCCTTGGCAGCCCGGCCGAAATTTTAACGCCCGAATTATTGCAAACTGTATTTGGCATTTCAGCCGCGGTTGAAACCGACGGGCAGGGGCGTTGCCATATTCGCTATCACGCGCTGAACGGTTAA
- a CDS encoding YfdX family protein — protein sequence MKNLSRNIAIVTLAFGVSALAMAPNIASAAENGTYPAIVPNNTSGPHGARKEYDIWLAQHPESPTNQATVSEYNDSFVPNNASGPHRARKEHDIWLAQQAKFTQPDPNSAAMKADFSKKGETVLQQVHQARVALSAGDHDTAKQLLHNARATLSDMYDDGANGNIIITGPLVFDQDFAAGNQAKGNAQLSQVVLPFGKTRGNLDLAYTQLINSHPLQANQTLGLVEQDLSVTTAQVTTGSMTSSSNS from the coding sequence ATGAAAAATCTGTCACGCAACATCGCCATCGTTACCCTGGCCTTTGGTGTTTCCGCCCTTGCCATGGCACCGAATATTGCCAGTGCTGCCGAAAACGGCACCTACCCGGCAATCGTACCCAACAATACGTCGGGTCCCCATGGTGCCCGCAAGGAATATGACATCTGGCTGGCTCAGCACCCGGAAAGCCCGACCAACCAGGCCACCGTTTCGGAATATAATGACAGTTTTGTTCCCAATAACGCATCCGGCCCGCACCGTGCGCGCAAGGAACACGATATCTGGCTGGCACAGCAGGCCAAATTCACCCAGCCCGATCCCAACAGTGCCGCAATGAAAGCCGATTTCTCGAAAAAAGGTGAAACCGTATTGCAGCAGGTTCACCAGGCCCGGGTTGCCCTTTCGGCTGGCGACCACGACACCGCCAAACAGTTGCTGCACAATGCCCGGGCAACACTTTCGGACATGTATGATGACGGGGCCAATGGCAATATCATCATTACCGGACCGCTGGTTTTTGATCAGGACTTTGCCGCTGGCAACCAGGCCAAGGGCAATGCCCAGCTTAGCCAGGTTGTGCTGCCCTTTGGCAAAACCCGTGGCAATCTCGACCTGGCCTACACCCAGTTGATCAACAGCCACCCGCTTCAGGCCAACCAGACGCTTGGTCTTGTCGAACAGGACCTTTCTGTAACGACAGCACAGGTTACAACCGGCTCCATGACCAGCAGTTCCAATTCCTGA
- a CDS encoding sigma-54-dependent transcriptional regulator, with protein sequence MKTIAIIEDEKLLGNELKRRFEREGWRVTHSPRIEDARRLFIELGFAPAIVLSDMNLPDGNGLDFLEEARAHNVQSEWIFLSGYGTRKDIERAADLGALDFLAKPLDFHKLDLTIATATRGAQARQRIDDTTRQAVERFSPESFIGPSDAAAQVRNMLVQLGKVPITSILIGGETGTGKGLVAKILHYSGLRKDGPFIDLNCAAIPKDMLESELFGHESGAFTGAKGRHRGLMEQADGGTLFLDEIGEMDIGLQSKLLTSIEEQSFRRVGGEEKISVDIQLVAASNRDLRAASARGDFRLDLYHRISVFEMALPALRDRNEDIAPIVANLISEFNARSGKQVQTVPEPVMAILQSYGWPGNVRELRNVIERSVMLANGPELPGEWLGISPSPLTPGTQVPAMTGAGAGATTSEDTSPITHALANDTKTASGQMGDAARSPVEPAITLPLDGSVSLEEMEEKIIRKALALNGYNVMATVRALGTTRETLRYRIRKYGLEDLLGQTG encoded by the coding sequence ATGAAAACAATTGCCATCATCGAAGATGAAAAACTGCTGGGAAATGAACTGAAACGCCGGTTTGAACGCGAAGGCTGGCGCGTAACGCATTCACCGCGCATCGAAGATGCCAGACGGTTATTCATCGAGCTTGGCTTTGCCCCGGCCATTGTTTTATCCGATATGAATTTGCCCGATGGTAACGGCCTCGATTTTCTCGAAGAAGCACGCGCACACAATGTGCAATCAGAATGGATATTCCTTTCCGGTTATGGCACGCGCAAGGATATTGAGCGCGCCGCTGATTTGGGCGCGCTGGATTTTCTGGCAAAGCCGCTGGATTTTCACAAACTCGACCTGACAATTGCTACCGCCACCCGTGGTGCACAGGCCCGCCAGCGCATTGATGATACCACCCGCCAGGCCGTTGAACGGTTTAGCCCCGAAAGTTTTATCGGCCCCAGCGACGCCGCTGCACAGGTGCGCAACATGCTGGTGCAATTGGGCAAGGTGCCAATCACCAGCATCCTGATCGGTGGGGAAACCGGTACGGGCAAGGGGTTGGTGGCAAAAATCCTGCATTATTCGGGCTTGCGCAAGGATGGCCCCTTCATTGACCTGAACTGTGCCGCCATTCCCAAAGACATGCTGGAATCCGAACTGTTTGGCCATGAATCCGGTGCCTTTACCGGGGCCAAAGGCCGCCATCGCGGCCTGATGGAACAGGCTGATGGTGGCACCCTGTTTTTAGATGAAATCGGCGAAATGGATATCGGCCTGCAATCCAAGCTTTTAACCTCGATCGAGGAACAAAGCTTTCGCCGGGTGGGTGGGGAAGAAAAGATATCGGTCGATATCCAGCTTGTTGCCGCATCGAACCGCGATCTGCGTGCGGCATCCGCCCGTGGTGATTTCCGTCTGGACCTTTATCATCGCATTTCGGTGTTTGAAATGGCCCTGCCGGCCCTGCGCGACCGTAACGAGGATATTGCCCCCATTGTTGCCAACCTGATCAGCGAATTTAACGCCCGTTCCGGCAAGCAGGTTCAAACCGTGCCCGAACCGGTCATGGCAATTTTGCAATCCTATGGCTGGCCGGGCAATGTACGCGAGCTGCGCAATGTGATTGAACGTTCCGTCATGCTGGCGAACGGGCCGGAACTGCCCGGTGAATGGCTGGGCATCAGCCCGTCGCCCCTAACGCCCGGCACTCAGGTACCAGCCATGACCGGAGCCGGAGCCGGAGCCACGACCAGCGAAGATACATCCCCCATAACACATGCCCTGGCCAATGATACTAAAACGGCAAGCGGCCAAATGGGCGATGCCGCCCGCTCGCCCGTCGAACCTGCCATCACCCTGCCGCTGGATGGGTCTGTTTCGCTCGAAGAAATGGAAGAAAAGATCATTCGCAAGGCATTGGCCCTGAACGGCTATAACGTGATGGCAACAGTTCGCGCATTGGGCACCACGCGTGAAACCCTGCGCTATCGCATTCGCAAATACGGGCTGGAAGACCTTTTGGGCCAAACCGGCTAA
- a CDS encoding sensor histidine kinase: protein MNISSARPALARRTLLRPLKVSIALATIGLMLSLAFLAFTAWRSANRLDPLESHIHHIQGLGQVDINIGKLLVRHLGSQIPPTNAELADIRTDIEQLIGAGGALSPQTPEKLRAAADYLTPPIDNPRTNLIGALSIIREVSAAESSLQQKAVKKARHSANQELSVALVALATIPVLSIILIIWMQRRSFRAVNRLSELLDNVGNLRFANIAPLSDDDPLTPIYAHYNDMTTRLRDAARQQRNHTSQLQAQVRAAAETLLRQQDELENGARLAAIGEFSARLAHELRNPISGISMALHNLEIEIDDADHKERLNLIAEEMDRVTRLLNSLLQSRPFLQEEAVRIAADQLIGDVIKLFGYRLPAHITLTSEIADADICLPRDTMRQILLNLLKNACEAIGNDAGKISVHFAIEGTNAVLTLADSGPGYPPALLGKGARPLQSAKPNGAGLGLSITDHLVRSHGGEMHLGQSEFGGAKTTIILPCEGE, encoded by the coding sequence ATGAACATTTCCAGCGCAAGACCAGCACTGGCGCGCAGAACCCTGCTGCGCCCCTTAAAGGTGTCCATTGCCCTTGCTACCATCGGCCTGATGCTATCGCTGGCCTTTCTGGCTTTTACGGCGTGGCGGTCTGCCAACCGGCTTGATCCGCTGGAAAGCCATATTCACCATATTCAGGGCCTTGGACAGGTGGATATCAATATTGGCAAATTGCTGGTGCGCCATCTGGGCAGCCAGATACCGCCAACCAATGCCGAACTGGCCGATATCCGCACCGATATCGAACAGCTTATCGGCGCAGGTGGGGCATTATCGCCGCAAACACCCGAAAAACTACGTGCCGCCGCCGATTATTTGACACCCCCCATTGATAATCCGCGCACCAACCTGATTGGGGCGTTATCGATTATTCGCGAAGTCAGCGCCGCAGAAAGCAGCCTGCAGCAAAAGGCAGTTAAAAAGGCGCGGCATTCCGCCAACCAGGAACTTAGTGTTGCCCTGGTGGCATTGGCGACCATCCCGGTTTTGTCGATTATCCTGATCATATGGATGCAGCGACGGTCCTTTCGCGCGGTTAACCGGTTATCCGAATTGCTTGATAATGTGGGTAATCTGCGCTTTGCCAATATCGCCCCGCTATCGGATGATGACCCGTTAACCCCCATTTACGCCCATTATAACGATATGACCACACGCCTGCGCGATGCTGCACGACAGCAGCGCAACCATACCAGCCAGTTACAGGCGCAGGTGCGCGCCGCGGCCGAAACGCTGCTGCGCCAGCAGGATGAACTTGAAAACGGTGCCCGTCTGGCCGCAATTGGCGAATTTTCCGCCCGTCTTGCCCATGAGTTGCGCAACCCGATTTCGGGCATTTCGATGGCATTACATAACCTCGAAATCGAAATAGACGATGCCGACCATAAGGAACGCCTCAACCTGATTGCCGAGGAAATGGACCGGGTCACGCGTCTTTTGAACTCGCTGTTACAAAGCCGCCCCTTCCTGCAGGAAGAAGCCGTGCGCATTGCGGCCGACCAGCTTATTGGCGATGTCATTAAACTGTTTGGCTATCGCCTGCCCGCCCATATCACCCTGACATCGGAAATCGCAGATGCCGACATTTGCCTGCCCCGCGATACCATGCGCCAGATATTGCTGAACCTTTTGAAAAATGCCTGCGAGGCCATTGGCAATGATGCCGGAAAAATCAGCGTGCATTTTGCGATTGAAGGCACAAACGCCGTTTTGACCCTGGCGGATTCCGGCCCCGGCTACCCGCCTGCCCTGCTGGGCAAGGGGGCGCGCCCGTTACAATCGGCCAAACCGAATGGGGCAGGGTTGGGACTATCAATTACCGACCACCTGGTGCGCAGCCACGGCGGCGAAATGCATTTGGGCCAAAGCGAATTTGGCGGGGCAAAAACAACAATCATTTTGCCATGCGAGGGCGAATAA
- the purD gene encoding phosphoribosylamine--glycine ligase: protein MKVLVVGGGGREHALCWAIARSPRLTKLWCAPGNAGIADSAQCVAISDSDIEGLVTFARDNAVDLVVVGPEAPLVAGLVDALDAAGIKSFGCSKAAAQLEGSKGFMKDMVAKFGVPTAAYGRFTNPADARAFVEKQGAPIVVKTDGLAAGKGVTICQTVAEAQAAIDECMVGGKFGDAGAEIVIEEFMTGEEASFFAVCDGENVIPLVAAQDHKAVGEGDTGPNTGGMGAYSPAPVFTATVEERVMRDIIVPTVKGMAAEGHPFKGVLFAGLMIDENEYPKLIEYNIRFGDPECQVLMSRLKSDILDILDGAASGTLDQVKPEWFDETAMVVVMAAKGYPGSYEKGTEIRNVAAADALDKVKILHAGTKMDGDRLTATGGRVLGVTARGNSVTEAQKRAYEAVDKIDWAEGFCRRDIGWRAVAREKN, encoded by the coding sequence ATGAAAGTTCTGGTCGTTGGCGGCGGTGGACGTGAACACGCATTATGCTGGGCGATTGCGCGCAGCCCGCGTTTGACCAAACTGTGGTGTGCGCCGGGCAATGCCGGCATTGCCGATTCTGCGCAATGTGTCGCCATTTCCGATAGTGATATTGAAGGGCTGGTTACTTTCGCCCGTGACAATGCCGTTGATCTGGTTGTTGTTGGCCCCGAAGCCCCGCTGGTCGCTGGCCTGGTTGATGCCCTTGACGCCGCCGGGATCAAATCCTTTGGCTGTTCAAAGGCAGCCGCCCAGCTTGAAGGTTCCAAGGGTTTCATGAAGGATATGGTTGCCAAATTCGGCGTGCCGACTGCCGCCTATGGCCGCTTTACCAACCCGGCCGATGCCAGGGCCTTTGTGGAAAAACAGGGTGCGCCGATTGTGGTTAAAACCGATGGCCTTGCCGCAGGCAAAGGTGTGACGATTTGCCAGACTGTTGCCGAAGCCCAAGCCGCCATTGACGAATGCATGGTTGGCGGCAAATTTGGCGATGCTGGCGCGGAAATCGTGATCGAAGAATTTATGACCGGCGAAGAAGCATCCTTCTTTGCCGTTTGCGATGGCGAAAACGTTATTCCGCTGGTCGCAGCCCAGGACCACAAAGCCGTTGGCGAAGGCGATACCGGCCCCAATACCGGCGGCATGGGCGCCTATAGCCCGGCACCGGTTTTCACCGCCACCGTTGAAGAACGCGTGATGCGCGACATCATTGTCCCCACCGTCAAGGGCATGGCCGCCGAAGGCCACCCGTTCAAGGGCGTGCTGTTTGCTGGCTTGATGATTGATGAAAACGAATATCCCAAGCTGATCGAATACAACATCCGCTTTGGCGACCCGGAATGCCAGGTTCTGATGAGCCGGTTGAAATCCGATATTCTTGATATTCTTGATGGTGCAGCCAGCGGCACGCTGGACCAGGTGAAACCTGAATGGTTTGATGAAACCGCCATGGTCGTTGTGATGGCCGCAAAGGGCTATCCGGGGTCCTATGAAAAAGGCACGGAAATTCGCAATGTTGCGGCAGCCGATGCGCTTGATAAGGTTAAAATCCTGCATGCTGGCACCAAAATGGATGGCGACCGCCTGACAGCCACCGGTGGCCGTGTTCTGGGTGTTACCGCGCGCGGCAACAGCGTGACCGAAGCACAGAAACGCGCCTATGAAGCCGTTGATAAAATTGACTGGGCGGAGGGTTTTTGCCGCCGCGATATTGGCTGGCGCGCCGTTGCCCGTGAAAAGAACTGA
- the xseA gene encoding exodeoxyribonuclease VII large subunit, with product MTQDLFDPYAPQPQQTGNLPEFSVSDLSNALKRTVEDAFSFVRVRGEISGFKRASSGHLYLALKDDNAVLDGVCWRGAAAKLGISPEDGMEVIVTGRLTTFPGRSKYQIVIDSMEVAGEGALLKLLEDRKKKLAAEGLFDADRKRPIPFLPDVIGIVTSPTGAVIRDIMHRLRERFPRRVLLWPVLVQGKGAAEQVAHAVRGFNELLPHGDIPRPDVLIVARGGGSLEDLWSFNEEIVARAVAQSSIPVISAVGHETDTTLIDFVSDLRAPTPTGAAEKAVPVRLDLLAQVNDDGQRLIGAVRRLAGDKRMGLESAARALGDPRRMLEDRAQSFDNWSERLPRAMQSVLQQARARLNETASRLASPREQLSEKRNRLENAGLKLQTVIDRQVQQQKSRLDRAAAGLRPNDAKNDIRRNNRQIEDLGDRLKRAMQNTIVREGEGLARYDRLLESFSYRNVLKRGFAVVRDSNGKLVDHAALLAMGQHYRLEMRDGSADMQLAGETPTGTGAQPLRPAAPVENTDKPAAPSPVEAAPVVPATKPDAAASNSSAEKPKKPRRKKDPTPQEDDRQGSLL from the coding sequence ATGACGCAAGATTTGTTCGACCCATATGCCCCGCAACCGCAACAAACCGGCAATCTGCCGGAATTTTCGGTTTCCGACCTGTCCAACGCGCTGAAACGCACGGTCGAGGATGCCTTTTCATTTGTCCGGGTGCGTGGCGAAATTTCCGGCTTTAAACGTGCCTCCAGCGGCCATCTTTATCTGGCGCTAAAGGATGATAATGCCGTGCTCGATGGGGTTTGCTGGCGTGGGGCGGCGGCCAAACTGGGCATTTCACCCGAAGATGGCATGGAGGTGATCGTCACCGGGCGCCTGACCACCTTTCCCGGCCGGTCCAAATACCAGATCGTGATCGACAGCATGGAAGTTGCTGGCGAAGGCGCGCTTCTGAAATTGCTGGAAGACCGCAAAAAGAAACTGGCCGCCGAAGGCCTGTTTGACGCGGACCGCAAACGCCCCATTCCGTTTTTGCCCGATGTGATTGGTATTGTCACTTCACCCACCGGGGCGGTGATTCGCGATATCATGCATCGCCTGCGCGAACGTTTTCCGCGCCGGGTGCTGTTATGGCCGGTATTGGTGCAGGGCAAGGGCGCGGCCGAACAGGTGGCCCATGCCGTGCGCGGCTTTAACGAATTACTGCCCCATGGCGATATTCCGCGCCCGGATGTGCTGATTGTCGCGCGTGGTGGCGGATCGCTGGAAGATTTATGGTCTTTTAACGAGGAAATCGTTGCCCGTGCGGTGGCGCAATCTTCCATTCCCGTCATATCGGCGGTGGGCCATGAAACCGATACCACCCTGATCGATTTTGTATCTGACCTGCGGGCGCCGACCCCCACCGGGGCGGCGGAAAAGGCCGTACCCGTGCGGCTGGATTTGCTGGCACAGGTTAACGACGATGGCCAGCGCCTGATTGGTGCCGTGCGCCGTTTGGCGGGTGATAAACGCATGGGGTTGGAAAGTGCAGCCCGTGCGCTGGGCGATCCGCGCCGGATGCTTGAAGATCGGGCACAAAGCTTTGATAACTGGTCGGAACGTTTGCCACGTGCGATGCAATCGGTTTTGCAGCAGGCACGCGCACGACTGAACGAAACCGCATCGCGCCTGGCAAGCCCGCGTGAACAGCTTTCGGAAAAACGCAACCGGCTGGAAAATGCCGGGCTGAAGCTGCAAACCGTGATTGACCGGCAGGTGCAACAGCAAAAATCACGGCTGGACCGTGCCGCAGCAGGCCTGCGCCCCAACGATGCCAAAAACGATATCCGCCGCAATAACCGCCAGATCGAGGATTTGGGTGATCGGCTGAAACGTGCCATGCAGAATACCATTGTGCGGGAAGGCGAGGGACTGGCGCGTTATGACCGGCTGCTGGAAAGTTTTTCCTATCGCAATGTTTTAAAACGCGGTTTTGCCGTGGTGCGCGATAGCAATGGCAAGCTGGTTGATCATGCCGCCCTGTTGGCAATGGGCCAGCATTACCGCCTGGAAATGCGGGATGGCAGTGCGGATATGCAGCTTGCCGGGGAAACGCCGACGGGTACGGGGGCACAGCCCTTGCGCCCCGCTGCACCGGTTGAAAACACGGACAAGCCAGCGGCACCGTCGCCCGTTGAGGCTGCGCCGGTTGTACCTGCCACCAAACCCGATGCCGCCGCATCAAATTCTTCGGCGGAAAAACCCAAAAAGCCGCGCCGTAAAAAAGACCCCACCCCACAGGAAGATGACCGTCAAGGGAGCCTGCTATAA
- a CDS encoding M23 family metallopeptidase, protein MRSNFVAVALTLMGVVITAPLAARADEPAFKGSFTQGGIVFGETTPGTKVELDGEKIDTVAPDGNFVLGFSRDYEGPATVTLLHGDGSTEQFTYPITHRTFDIQRIDGLPKKMVTPDPAVMERIHDDSRQAREARVARFDQEYYNSGFIWPATGRISGVYGSQRILNGEPRAPHWGVDIAVPSGTPIVAPADGVVTLAHPDMYFSGATLFVDHGLGVVSAFLHLSKIDVKVGDVVHQGDVIAHSGASGRATGPHLDWRVNVGPTRIDAALLVPPMEQVLAGAKK, encoded by the coding sequence ATGCGTTCAAACTTTGTTGCCGTTGCCCTGACACTGATGGGCGTGGTGATCACCGCACCGCTGGCAGCCCGTGCGGACGAGCCTGCCTTTAAAGGCAGTTTTACCCAGGGCGGGATTGTATTTGGTGAAACCACACCGGGTACGAAGGTGGAACTGGACGGCGAGAAAATTGATACCGTCGCCCCTGATGGCAATTTTGTTTTGGGGTTTTCGCGCGATTACGAAGGTCCGGCAACTGTTACGTTGCTGCATGGGGATGGCAGCACCGAACAGTTTACCTATCCCATTACCCATCGCACCTTTGATATTCAGCGTATTGATGGCCTACCCAAGAAAATGGTCACGCCAGACCCGGCGGTGATGGAGCGCATCCATGATGATTCCCGTCAGGCCCGCGAGGCCCGTGTCGCCCGGTTTGACCAGGAATATTACAATTCCGGTTTCATCTGGCCCGCAACCGGGCGGATCAGCGGTGTTTATGGATCGCAGCGCATTTTAAATGGCGAACCGCGTGCCCCGCATTGGGGGGTGGATATTGCGGTGCCCAGTGGCACCCCGATTGTCGCCCCGGCAGATGGGGTGGTGACACTGGCCCATCCCGATATGTATTTTTCCGGTGCGACGCTTTTTGTGGATCATGGGTTGGGTGTTGTTTCGGCCTTTTTGCATCTGTCAAAAATTGACGTCAAAGTCGGCGATGTCGTGCATCAGGGCGATGTTATTGCCCATTCCGGTGCCAGTGGCCGGGCCACCGGCCCGCATCTGGACTGGCGGGTTAACGTCGGGCCGACGCGCATTGATGCGGCCTTGCTGGTCCCGCCGATGGAACAGGTTCTGGCAGGGGCAAAAAAATGA